The genomic interval TGTATCCATATGCACATTTATCTAGTAACCTCGCCCCGCCGGAGGAAGCTAAAAGGGTTCTCGTCCAGGTTGCAGAAAAAATCTCAGAGAAAGGGGTTCAGGTTTCAAGGGCGCCATTCGGATGGTACAAAAGGTTTGTAATTGATTGCTATGGTCACCCATTGTCCGAGTTATCTAGGTCTATTTTGCCAGGAGTAGAGCCTAAACGGGGCTACGCTGATTTCGCCGTAATGTTCCCAGATGGCAGGATAGTGAGCATCGAGGAACTCGACGAAAAAGAGTTGCCAAGGGACTTTGTAGCACTCCTTGAGGCGGAAGTTTTTAAGGCGAAGCGTGAGGGGGGAGAACCGAAGTACCTAGAGTACTGCAAGAAGTTTGGGTTTGAATGGGAGCCCATGAGCGACCTTGGACACATGCGTTATGGCCCCGAAGCAACAGTGATGCTGGAGGCTGTAGCTGAATATGCCTGGCTCTGTGCCAAAAGCCTAGGGATACCTGTCTACAAGGTTAGGGGGACAAATACCTTCAATTTGTCATTTAAGCCTGTACAGCAACACGCAGAACTCTTTGGAGACCGTTTATACCAGCTCGAAGTAGACGAGAAGAAGCTTATACTCAGATATGCGGCCTGTCACCAGCAGTTTGCAATGGTCAGGGACTGGGACATAAGCTACAGAGATCTTCCATTCGGAGCTTTCGAGGTTGCAGACAGCTATCGGCTTGAACAGCCAGGAGAGCTACTACTCTGTTTCAGACTTAGAAAATTCCACATGCCGGATCTACACATCTTCTGCCGTGACTTACAGGAGGCAATGGAGATATCCTTCAAGGTTCACCAGAAGATCTACGAGGAAATGGGGAAGCTGGGCAGAAGCTATGTAAGCATATACAACTTGACCCGGTCTTTCCTAGAAAAGAACAAAGATTACCTTATGAAGCTCCTTGAGAAGGAACAAAAACCAGTCCTACTGCATTTTGTTCCGGAAGGCAAATATTATTGGGTTCTCAACATAGAGTACAACATAATTGACGAGCTGGGGAGGCCGAGAGAAATAGGAACCTTCCAGATAGATATAGGAAATGCTGAAAGATTCGGAATAACCTATGTTGACGAGAACAATACACGCAAGTACCCAGTTATTATTCATACAGCACTCATCGGCTCTCTAGAGCGCTATATTTTCGCTGTGTTCGATACCGTTGTCCAGAAGGCAAAACAGGGAGAAACACCCTCCCTGCCAGTTTGGCTCTCTCCTGTCCAAGTCAGAATAATACCTTTCTCAGCAGAATTTCTCAAAAGGGCAGATGAAATAGCACAGGTACTAGAAGAAAACTTGATTAGAGTGGACATAGACGACCGAGAAGAGAGCCTAGCAAAGAGGATACGCGAGGCGGAAGTTAAATGGATACCTTACATTGTTGTTCTTGGCAAAAAAGAGGTCGAGTCAGGCAAGCTTAGTGTAAGAATAAGGGGTAAAGGTCAAGTAGAGCTTACGGTTGATGAACTTGTCTCTAGGATCCTTGAGGAAACTAAGGGATACCCACGGATATATACGTCCCTACCGAGGTATGTAAGCAGGCGCCCCAGGTATAGTGCATAGAAATGAAATTGTCTCTAAGAGAACTTCTTTTCCAAAAGTACCTCTTATTGAATCAGCTCGAACAGCAACTCGGACAAGAGAGCAAGTCGAAGGCGTCATCGGATTATCATGCAAAAAAGCCACCACGACCATGCGGATTCACCGTCCACACTGTTATTGGATGTAGATTTGCCTGTACCTATTGCTACCTCCCAGACATGGGTATCAGCACAACCGTCCCACAGATCTATGGATTAAACGGGGAAGAAATCACATATGCCCTCCTTAGAAACAAGTATTTTCTACCTACACGGAAAGGCTCGCTTATCGCAATAGGGAGCGTCGGCAAACCCTTTGTTGACCCACAGGGCGCCCAAAGAACAATGGAGTACGTCTCCTCCTTTGAGAGATACCTCGGCAACCCAATACAGTTTTCGACAAAAGCCATAGTTCCAGAGGAGGTTATAAACTGGCTCTCGAAAAGAAAAATACCAATAAATCCACTAATCACGATAGTGACTCTGAAGCATGCAAAGATCCTGGAAACACAGGCCCCAGACCCATACGATAGGCTTGACACGATGAAAAAAATGAGGAAAC from Thermofilum adornatum carries:
- a CDS encoding threonine--tRNA ligase gives rise to the protein MRILLIHAKTFEYEAKEKALEAAEELGENKAGKFQNVLVVFLTVEKGDGSSPDVVEKAVSDILDVYGKVGASGIVVYPYAHLSSNLAPPEEAKRVLVQVAEKISEKGVQVSRAPFGWYKRFVIDCYGHPLSELSRSILPGVEPKRGYADFAVMFPDGRIVSIEELDEKELPRDFVALLEAEVFKAKREGGEPKYLEYCKKFGFEWEPMSDLGHMRYGPEATVMLEAVAEYAWLCAKSLGIPVYKVRGTNTFNLSFKPVQQHAELFGDRLYQLEVDEKKLILRYAACHQQFAMVRDWDISYRDLPFGAFEVADSYRLEQPGELLLCFRLRKFHMPDLHIFCRDLQEAMEISFKVHQKIYEEMGKLGRSYVSIYNLTRSFLEKNKDYLMKLLEKEQKPVLLHFVPEGKYYWVLNIEYNIIDELGRPREIGTFQIDIGNAERFGITYVDENNTRKYPVIIHTALIGSLERYIFAVFDTVVQKAKQGETPSLPVWLSPVQVRIIPFSAEFLKRADEIAQVLEENLIRVDIDDREESLAKRIREAEVKWIPYIVVLGKKEVESGKLSVRIRGKGQVELTVDELVSRILEETKGYPRIYTSLPRYVSRRPRYSA